The bacterium genomic sequence CCGCCGACCTCTGTTTTCTCACCGACGTCCCACTGGAGCGGGTGCAGGAACATCTCGCCGCGTGCGGCATCGTGATCGTCGAGGGGCCGGTGCGCAAGACGGGAGCGGTGGGTCCGCTGGACTCCCTGTATATCCGCGACCCCGACGGAAACCTCATCGAGGTCTCGAACCCCGTACCCGCCTGATTCCGCGCCGCGGACGCGGGGAACGCCGCGCCGCGCGGCCTGGAAAAGACCACTCCCGCCAGGAGGGATTGTCATGAGGAGCGACAAGAATCTCGGCCCCATCGCGGAACGGCATAAGGGGACCTTCTCGGATCTCATCGGCGTCGAGATCGTCGAGGCCTGCCCCGAGCGCGTGGTGGCCCAGCTCGCCATCCGGGACGAGCTCGGGACGGTGGGAGGCGCGCTGCACGGCGGTGTCTTGATGGCCTTCGCTGATACCATCGGCGCCGTCGCCACGGTGCTCAACCTGCCCGCGGGCGCCGGCACGACCACGCTCGAGTCCAAGACCAACTTCTTTGCCGCCGGCCGCTCGGGCACGGTGCGCGCCGAGTGCACCCCGCTCCATCGCGGCAAGCGGACCCACGTCTGGCAGACGCAGGTGAGGGACGAGGCGGGCCGGCTTCTGTCGCTGACCATCCAGACGCAGATGGTGCTGACGTGAAAGTTGCCTTTGCCGGGGCCTTCTCCTGCCGGCTCGCGGATCAGGTGCGGGCTCGCCTGGAGGTGCCCTGCGACATCACCCTGGCCGACGAAAGCGCGATCGCTGTTTGGCTTTCCGACGTGGACGTGCTGGTCACCCTCACCTTCAACCGCGAGATGGGCGATTCGGCGAAGCGGCTCAAGCTGGTGCAGGTGCCCGGCGCCGGCCTCGACCGCATCGATCGGTCCGCGCTCCCGGCGGGCGCGGCGCTGGCGAATGCCTATGGCCATGAGATTGGCATCGCGGAGTACGTGATCGGCGCCATGCTGGCATTGAGCCGCGGGTTCTGTCGCCTGGATGCGGCGCTGCGCCAGGGCAGGTGGGAGAGTTCGTGGGCCGTTGGCGCCGAGCCGCCGCCGCTTGCGTCGGAGCTCGCCGGCAAGACCCTCTGCATCCTGGGCTATGGCCGGATCGGGCAGTGCCTGGCCCGCCGCGCGCGGGCCTTCGACATGACCGTGTGCGCCATCCGCCGCGATCCGTCGCGATCCGCCGGCCGCGACGAGGGGCTTGCCTTCCTCGGCGGCCCGGAGCGCCTGGACGAGGTGCTGAAGCGGGCCGATTACCTGGTGGTCACGCTCACACTCACCGCGGCCACCCGCGGTCTCCTCGGCGCGCGCGAGCTGGGGCTGATGAGGCCCACCGCCTTTCTCATCAATGTGGCGCGCGCCGAGGTCATCGACGAGGCGGCGCTCTACCAGGCGCTGAACCGGCGGGCGATCGCCGGCGCCGCGCTCGACGTCTGGTATCGCTATCCTACCGCCGCCGGGCCAATGATTCCCGCGCACCAGCCCTTCCACGAATTGCCCAATGTGCTCATGACGCCCCACATGTCCGGCTGGACCGAGGGCATGATGGAAGCGCGGGCGAAAGTCATCGCGGAGAATATCCACCGGATCGCGCGGGGGGAGTCGCCGGCGAATCTGATTCCGGAACCGTAGCGCGGGGCGCAGGGGAGAGCCCGTACCCTCGAGTGGAGGGTTGAAGACCCTAAGGATGGCATGGGAGAAGCAAGGGTTCGAAACAGTTAGGTATCAGATGCGGAAGATGCTTTAATGCTCTAGACTCGCAACGAGAAACTTTGGCCCCGTGTCTAGACCTCCAGAGAAGCGACCAAACCGACGTGGTCTGATGGAAATAGAGAGGCATCGTCCGCACTAGGCTGATCGGAGAAGAATCCTGCCTCTAGCACCTTCATCTTTTGTGAAACGAAGATGTAGTCCACAGCACGCCGGATGGGCTCCGACGGGTACGACGGAATATTCGCGCGACCGTACTGGACCGATGTGGGATGGAATGAACACGAAAATCCTCCTTGATATACCAAACCGCGCAAATAAATTCTTAGACGTTGCCGGCGGAGCGGTCACGGTTTAGACGGGAGTTCAACACTTGATGTTCGATTACATTCGCGCCGCAGCCACCCTCAGAGAAGCGCAATGGTGAGCCGAAAGAGACATAGTTCTGATTGTGGCATGAATCTGTCATGTGGTCACCGACAAGTGTGCGATAATCAGGGCTGCCAGTAGTTCATGAGGTGACGGCAATGGCATACTTCCTTGCGAAGACCGATCCGC encodes the following:
- a CDS encoding PaaI family thioesterase: MRSDKNLGPIAERHKGTFSDLIGVEIVEACPERVVAQLAIRDELGTVGGALHGGVLMAFADTIGAVATVLNLPAGAGTTTLESKTNFFAAGRSGTVRAECTPLHRGKRTHVWQTQVRDEAGRLLSLTIQTQMVLT
- a CDS encoding 2-hydroxyacid dehydrogenase, with protein sequence MKVAFAGAFSCRLADQVRARLEVPCDITLADESAIAVWLSDVDVLVTLTFNREMGDSAKRLKLVQVPGAGLDRIDRSALPAGAALANAYGHEIGIAEYVIGAMLALSRGFCRLDAALRQGRWESSWAVGAEPPPLASELAGKTLCILGYGRIGQCLARRARAFDMTVCAIRRDPSRSAGRDEGLAFLGGPERLDEVLKRADYLVVTLTLTAATRGLLGARELGLMRPTAFLINVARAEVIDEAALYQALNRRAIAGAALDVWYRYPTAAGPMIPAHQPFHELPNVLMTPHMSGWTEGMMEARAKVIAENIHRIARGESPANLIPEP